Proteins co-encoded in one Cinclus cinclus chromosome Z, bCinCin1.1, whole genome shotgun sequence genomic window:
- the LOC134056673 gene encoding M-phase inducer phosphatase 2-like: MSLRGGRGLAAISPLPSPGTAALTPLSLDRADPAVPDRYQDTPQRGRGALPLPRLWHTLSPEPLASDCPGDSVSSQPTDPVCVWDVTTWAAWAGMRMPSPHKAHLCSPHSFQKMMPNSGRRLKDRKLLGQRMHSLPQKCQLEARPVLKDISQLQVRRDRVQQRQTEPEDEGGFGPKKLQRPGQRDRLPAGHGAARRNLLAKSPSRTPALHHLLCFSPKSPQLVLWQSDATMCQGMENGLTTPVMKKEEAKLRAGKRSQCRQLFRSSWLPGSVPRPVLKRGQPSHRGTPVKAKKQKRVSGSPDQEASVQLGVGLEPSRSAQLEEMEKVLASDEQELIGDFSMPHLLPTVEGKDPSLKYISPGTLVAVLTGHFSSFLESSIVVDCRYPYEYEGGHITGAVNLPLQRDVEEFLLERPSVALDSSKRVIVIFHCEFSVERGPKMCKFLRERDRSCHEYPQLQYPELYVLNGGYREFFFQFPSHCEPRDYRPMAHPAFKEELRKFRGQSRRGRRELLVRGRDL; encoded by the exons ATGTCACTGCGCGGTGGCCGCGGGCTGGCggccatctcccctctgccctccccgggcacagccgcgcTCACGCCGCTGTCACTGGATAGGGCTGACCCGGCGGTCCCGGACAG GTACCAGGACACCCCTCAGAGGGGACGCGGGGCGCTGCCCCTCCCGCGGCTGTGGCACACGCTGTCCCCGGAGCCGCTGGCCTCGGACTGCCCCGGGGACTCGGTGTCCTCGCAGCCCACGGATCCAG tctGTGTCTGGGACGTGACAACCTGGgctgcctgggcagggatgcGGATGCCATCCCCCCATaaagctcatctctgctctccccacagcttccagaaaatgatgCCGAACTCTGGGAGACGTCTCAAAGA caggaagctcctTGGCCAGAGGATGCACTCCTTGCCG cagaagtgtcagctggaagccagaccggtcctgaaggacatctcccagctccaggtgcgcagggacagagtgcagcagcGCCAGACGGAGCCcgaggatgagggg ggctttggccccaaaaagctgcagaggccgGGCCAGCGGGACCGGCTGCCCGCcggccatggggctgccaggaggaacCTTCTTGCCAAGAGCCCTTCCCGCACACCAG cccttcaccatctcctctgcttctcccccaagtccccccagctggtgctctggcagagcgatgccaccatgtgccaggggatggagaacGGGCTGACCACGCCagtgatgaagaaggaggaggcaaagctg CGTGCGGGGAAGCGCAGCCAGTGCCGGCAGCTCTTCCGCTCGTCCTGGCTGcccggcagtgtccccaggcccgTCCTGAAGCGGGGACAGCCCTCGCACAGGGGCACCCCTGTCAAggctaagaagcagaagagggtgtCTGGCAGTCCTGACCAGGAGGCGTCGGTGCAGTTg ggagtggggctggagccttccAGATCCGCCCAgcttgaggagatggagaaagtgctggccagcgatgagcaggagctcattggggacttctccatg cctcacctcctgccgacggtggaagggaaggacccaagcctgaagtacatctcccctggcacg ctggtggcagtgctgacggggcacttcagcagcttcctcgaGAGCAGCATCGTGGTGGACTGCCGGTACCCCTACGAATACGAGGGGGGCCACATCACG ggtgctgtcaACCTGCCGCTGCAGCGGGatgtggaggaattcctgctggagcgGCCCAGTGTGgcgctggacagcagcaagagggtgATCGTCATCTTCCACTGCGAGTTCTCTGTTGAAAGGGGCCCCAAAAT GTGCAAGTTCCTGCGCGAGAGGGATCGGTCCTGCCACGAGTACCCGCAGCTGCAGTACCCTGAGCTCTACGTCTTGAACGGGGGGTACCGCgagttcttcttccagttcccg AGCCACTGCGAGCCCCGGGACTATCGGCCCATGGCGCACCCGGCGTTCAAGGAGGAGCTGCGCAAATTCCGCGGGCAGAgccggcgcggccggcgggagcTCTTGGTCCGCGGGCGGGACCTgtga
- the LOC134056671 gene encoding M-phase inducer phosphatase 2-like yields the protein MSLRGGRGLAAISPLPSPGTAALTPLSLDRADPAVPDRYQDTPQRGRGALPLPRLWHTLSPEPLASDCPGDSVSSQPTDPGEGLRLLRPTAVPNRCWLWGRAEGVGGGSEGLEAFWGVMGRSPCLRSLGLSQEPLRWGPCSGFQKMMPNSGRRLKDRKLLGQRMHSLPEGFGPKKLQRPGQRDRLPAGHGAARRNLLAQSPSRTPELLDATMCQGMENGLTTPVMKKEEAKLRAGKRSQCRQLFRSSWLPGSVPRPVLKRGQPSHRGTPVKAKKQKRVSGSPDQEASVQLVGDGEGEEWDQPGVGLEPSRSAQLEEMEKVLASDEQELIGDFSMPHLLPTVEGKDPSLKYISPGTLVAVLTGHFSSFLESSIVVDCRYPYEYEGGHITGAVNLPLQRDVEEFLLEQPSVALDSSKRVIVIFHCEFSVERGPKMCKFLRERDRSCHEYPQLQYPELYVLNGGYREFFFQFPSHCEPRDYRPMAHPAFKEELRKFRGQSRRGRRELLVRGRDL from the exons ATGTCACTGCGCGGTGGCCGCGGGCTGGCggccatctcccctctgccctccccgggcacagccgcgcTCACGCCGCTGTCACTGGATAGGGCTGACCCGGCGGTCCCGGACAG GTACCAGGACACCCCTCAGAGGGGACGCGGGGCGCTGCCCCTCCCGCGGCTGTGGCACACGCTGTCCCCGGAGCCGCTGGCCTCGGACTGTCCCGGGGACTCGGTGTCCTCGCAGCCCACGGATCCAGGTGAGGGACTGCGGCTGCTCCGCCCCACAGCCGTCCCCAaccgctgctggctctggggtcgtgccgaaggtgtgggaggggggTCCGAGGGGCTCGAGGCTTTTTGGGGAGTGATGGGCAGGAGCCCGTGCCTGCGgtccctggggctcagccaggagccgctCCGCTGGGGACCCTGCTCGGG cttccagaaaatgatgCCGAACTCTGGGAGACGTCTCAAAGA caggaagctcctTGGCCAGAGGATGCACTCCTTGCCG gagggctttggccccaaaaagctgcagaggccgGGCCAGCGGGACCGGCTGCCCGCcggccatggggctgccaggaggaacCTTCTTGCCCAGAGCCCTTCCCGCACACCAGAACTGCTG gatgccaccatgtgccaggggatggagaacGGGCTGACCACGCCagtgatgaagaaggaggaggcaaagctg CGTGCGGGGAAGCGCAGCCAGTGCCGGCAGCTCTTCCGCTCGTCCTGGCTGcccggcagtgtccccaggcccgTCCTGAAGCGGGGACAGCCCTCGCACAGGGGCACCCCTGTCAAggctaagaagcagaagagggtgtCTGGCAGTCCTGACCAGGAGGCGTCGGTGCAGTTggtgggtgatggggaaggggaggagtgggaccagcct ggagtggggctggagccttccAGATCCGCCCAgcttgaggagatggagaaagtgctggccagcgatgagcaggagctcattggggacttctccatg cctcacctcctgccgacggtggaagggaaggacccaagcctgaagtacatctcccctggcacg ctggtggcagtgctgacggggcacttcagcagcttcctcgaGAGCAGCATCGTGGTGGACTGCCGGTACCCCTACGAATACGAGGGGGGCCACATCACG ggtgctgtcaACCTGCCGCTGCAGCGGGatgtggaggaattcctgctggagcagcccagtgtggcgctggacagcagcaagagggtgATCGTCATCTTCCACTGCGAGTTCTCTGTTGAAAGGGGCCCCAAAAT GTGCAAGTTCCTGCGGGAGAGGGATCGGTCCTGCCACGAGTACCCGCAGCTGCAGTACCCTGAGCTCTACGTCTTGAACGGGGGGTACCGCgagttcttcttccagttcccg AGCCACTGCGAGCCCCGGGACTATCGGCCCATGGCGCACCCGGCGTTCAAGGAGGAGCTGCGCAAATTCCGCGGGCAGAgccggcgcggccggcgggagcTCTTGGTCCGCGGGCGGGACCTgtga